Below is a window of Stappia sp. DNA.
CCTCCCGGTCTGGGGGACCGCTTGATGGCCTTTTACATCCTGCGCCGGGTGCTGACGATGATCCCGACGCTGCTGGTGATCAGCCTGCTGACCTTCGTGATCATCGAGCTCCCGGCGGGCGACTACATCTCCAACCAGATCGCGGCGTTGAAGACGGCCGGCGAAAGCGCCTCGATCGCCAAGCTGGAGTTCATGCGCGCCGAGTTCGCGCTCGATCGCCCGTTCTGGGAGCGGTATCTGATCTGGGTGGGGCTGTGGCCGGGCCCGCACGGCTTCGACGGCCTGTTGCAGGGCAATTGGGGCTGGTCGTTCGAATATGACCGGTCGGTGGCGGAGGTGGTCGGGCCGACCCTGCCGCTGACCATCGTGCTGAACTTCGCGACGATCCTCTTCGTCTATGTCGTCTCCTTCCCGATCGGCATCTACAGCGCGACGCGCCAGTACTCCTGGGGCGACTATGGCTTCACCTTCGTCGGCTACATCGGCCTTGCGACGCCCAACTTCCTCTTGGGCCTCATTCTGCTGTATCTAGGCAATCGCTGGTTCGGCCTGTCGGTCGGCGGCCTGATGGCGCCGGAATACGTCGGCGAACCGTGGAGCGTCGACAAGGCGCTGTCGATCCTGGCGCATCTGATCGTGCCCACCATCGTGATCGGAACGGCCGGCACGGCGGCGATGATCCGCCGGCTGCGCGCCAATCTGCTCGACGAGTTGCACAAGCAATATGTGACGACGGCACGCGCCAAGGGCATGAGCGAGGCGCGGCTTCTGCTCAAGTATCCCTTGCGCATGGCGCTCAATCCCTTCATCGCCGACATCGGCAATCTGATCCCGTCGCTGGTGTCCGGCTCGGTCATCGTGTCGGTGGTGCTGAACCTGCCGACCGTCGGGCCGGTGCTGCTCAACGCGCTTCAGTCCCAGGACCAGTTCCTGTCCGGCTTCATCCTGCTGTTCGTGGCGATCCTGACGCTGATCGGCATGCTCGTCTCCGACCTGTTGCTGGCGGTGCTGGATCCGCGCATTCGCCTGGGCGGAAAGGCGGCGTCATGAGCGTGCGCGAGGACGACCGCGTGTCCGGAACCGATCACTACGTTAATCCCGAGCCCTTCAATCCGACGGTGGCGGAAGAGCTGACGCCGGAGCAGGAGCGCTTCTATCAGGCGTCGCAGTGGACGATCATGTGGTGGAAGTTTCGCCGCCACAAGCTCGCCGTCTGGTCCGGCGCGATCCTGATCCTGTTCTATCTGCTGGTGCCCTTCGCCGAGATCGTCGCGCCCTATACCGCGAACGATCGCTCCAACGATCATCTTTACGCCCCGCCGCAGACATTGCACCTCTTTCACGACGGCGAGTTCGTCGGGCCCTTCGTCTACGGGCTGGAGGCGAGCGTCGACCTGGAGACGGTGCGCTGGGTCTTCACCGAGAACCGCGACGACGTGCAGCCCCTTCGCTTCTTCTGTTCCGGCTCGCCCTACATGTTCTGGGGGCTGTTCGAGGCCCGGTTCCGTCTGGTCTGCGCGGCGGAGGGCGGCACGCTCTTTCTGCTTGGAACGGACCGGCTGGGGCGCGATCTCTTCTCCGGTCTCGTCTACGGGGCGCGCCTGTCGCTGACCGTCGGTCTCGTCGGCGTGACCATCTCCATCGTGCTCGGCCTGTTCTTCGGCGGGCTCGCCGGCTTCTTCGGCGGCTATATCGACAGCGCGGTGCAGCGCATGATCGAGATCCTGCGCTCGCTGCCCGAACTGCCCCTGTGGATGGCGCTTTCCGCCGCTCTGCCCGTCACCTGGTCGCCGGGCTGGATCTATCTCGGCATCACCGTGATTCTCGGGCTTCTCGACTGGCCCGGGCTCGCGCGGGCCGTGCGCTCCAAGCTGCTGGCGCTGCGCGAGGAGGAATACGCGCGCGCGGCGACACTGATGGGCGCCAGGCCCGGCCGCGTGATCCGCAAGCACCTGCTGCCGGGCTTCACCAGCCACATCATCGCCTCCGCGTCCCTGTCGATCCCGGCGATGATCCTCGGCGAGACGGCGCTCTCCTACCTCAATCTGGGCCTGCGCCGGCCGGCCGTGTCCTGGGGCGTGTTGCTCAACGAGGCGCAGGACATCTCCGTTGTGGTGGTCTATCCGTGGCTGATGGCCCCTGTCGTGCCGATCGTCATCGTGGTGCTCGCCTTCAATTTCCTGGGCGACGGTTTGCGCGACGCCGCCGACCCGTATAAGTGAGGCGGGTGCTGGACGCTCGCGTGCCTGATGACGGGGTGCTGGCCGCCAGAGGGTGCGAGACCGGAGACGAATATGGCCAAGAACGCATCGACCGCCAACGGCTGGGACGAGGAATACCGGCGCGGGCGCTGGTCCTTCCTGCGTGACCTCTCCGAAAGCGGGCGATACGGCATCATCGGCATGTGGCTGTCCTTGAACGGCGCGCTCGACAAGGTGCTCGACATCGGATGCGGCGAGGGGCTGCTCTACGAGCGGCTTCAGCCGATGGGGATCGGGCATTACGTCGGCGTCGATCTGGCGCCGGCCGCACTCGGCATCGCCGATGTCGACCCCGAGATCGCCGCGCTCAGGGCCGGCGATCTGCACACCTTCACGCCGGACAAGGGCGAGACGTTCTCCGCCATCGTCTTCAACGAGGTGCTGCATTTCTCCGACGATCCGGCCGCCGCCGTCACGCGCTACCTGCCGTTCCTGGCGCCCGGCGGCGTGATCGCGGTCTCGATGTATTCGCCCAAGCGTCTGGAATCGGGCGCGAACCGCCTGATCGCCCGGCTGTGGGAGGCGACCGACGGTCCCGACTGGGAGGTGCTCGACGACTATCGGCTGACGTCGGACAAGAAGAGCGTCACCTGGCGGCTGCGGCTGATCCGGCCGGCCGGCGCCGTCACGCAGGACGCCTGATCCGGCGCGCCTACGTTTGTCCCGATCCACGGACAAGATCCGCGATCCGCGTGAAGCGCGCGCCGGGATGGCTCTTCAGGATCTCGAAGGTGCGGTCCAGAAAGTCGAAGGACGCATCGTCCTGCGCCAGATGATGCGACAGGAGACCGAGCGGGTCGTCGGCATTGGTGCGCCGGCGGGCGAGGTGATAGTCGATGCGCAGTTCGGCCGCGTGCCAGCCGATGAAGCCCGCGCCCTTCTTCCATTTGATCATGTCGACATGCGTCTGCACGAAGGGCAGCGCGCGCGGGTGAAACTGCGTGAAGGCGGAGGTCGCGACAAGGCCGGCCTCCGGCAGGCGCGCAGCGATGCGCGGCGCGATGCGGTTCCACGGCGGCACGAAGACGGGCACGAAACGGTCGCCGAAGAGCTCCGCCAGCCGCGCTCGGCTCCGGGCGATCCCCGCAATCGCCGCATCGGGATCGCGCCGCGCCCCGAACTCCGCCGCCTTCTCGCCGCGTCCCTTGTCCTGATGGTTGCGATGCTCCACGCCATGCTGGAGGATGCTGACGAAGCCTTCGCCGGCGATCCGCGCGGCAAGCTCTGCCGTCGCCCCCGCCGGGATCGCGGCCAGCGCCACCTCGATCCCGTGGCGGTTGGCGATGGCGATCAGCCGGTCGAGCGCCGGCGTCGGTTCGATGGCGTCGTCGTCGCGCCACCACACGGGCACGCTGAGATCGCGGGCGGCGAACCAGTCGAGATGCCGGACGAGCGTGTCGCGAAACGCGCGGAACTCATGGAAGCCGCTCATCGCGCGCGCGCCTCCAGATCGGCGAGCAGGATGTCGGCCGCCCGGTCCGCGCCGCCGACCTCGACCGAGACATGGCGCCGGGGCAGGGCGAGCGCGTCGTCGACCGAAGCGGCAAGGGCTTCCGGCGTGAGGGTCGCTTCCGCCGTGACGACGGCGCGGCCGTGGCGGGCCAGTGCCTCGGCGCGCTGCTGCTGCTCGGTTTCCTTGATCTGCGCGAAGGGCACGAAAACGGCCGGCACGCCCGCGCGCAGCACGTCGAGCACGGTGTTGTAGCCGGCCTGGCTGACGGAGAGCCGCGCGCGGGCGAGCAGCGCGGGGAAGTCAGGCCGCGCGCGTTCCGCGATCAGGCCCTCGCCGGCGCGCGCCTGCAGCCGGGCGAAGGTCTCCGCGTCGATGTCGTGTCCGGCGAGCAGCCGCCAGCGGCAGTCTCCGGCGCGGCGCGACAGGGCGCGCGCGTCGAACACCGCCTCCAGCAGATGCGCGCCGACCGCGCCGCCGCCGCAGGAGACCACCACCTCGTCCTCCCCGTCGCCGGCGGGCGCCGGCGGGCGCGCGCCACCCGTCTCGACGAATCCGGTGTAACGCAGGCGGTCGGCGATCCGGTCGGTGAAGGGGAAACTGTCCGCCAGGCGGATGAAGGCCGGGTCGGAGTGGACGAGCACCCGGTCGAAGGCGGCCTCGGCGCGTGCCGCCATTTCCTCTTCCTTCCAGAGCTCCTGCTTGCGCACGAGAATGTCGCGCACGGAACTGGCGATCAGGGGGCGGCGGACCCGTGCCCGCGCGGCGGCGACGAGCGGCTCCATCTCGAAGGCGAAGGGCCGCCGGCCGAAGGGCCAGGTCTCGGTGAGCAGCAGATCGACGTCGCGCGCGGCGAAGGCGGCCAGCGTCGCATCGCGCCGATGCGCCTTCCAGGTCGCGTCGATCTCCGTCCCCTCCGGCGTCACAAAGGACTTGAAGCGGGCATCGCGCGCGCGCACCGGCGGCAAAGTAACGACGTCGAGTCCGTCGAGATCGGCGAGCGGCGGCGGCGTGTTGCCGGTCGCAAGCGTCACCGCAACGCCGCGCCGGGCGAGCGCGCGGCCGATGGCGGCGGCGCGCATCAGGTGGCCGGTGCCGAGAAGATGCTGCACGTGGATGAAGGCGGAGAACGTCATGACGGCGGATCGGTAGCCTGCCCGCCGTGGTTCCGCAAGGCTGCGTCGAGCAGTGTGTCGAGCCGTTCCGCCCCGGCATTGAGCGCATGCCGGCGGGCGATATAGGGCCGCGCGGCCGAGCTCAAGCGGTCCAGGAGGGCGGCGTCGGTGATCAGACGGCGCAGGTTGGCGGTAAAGCCGGCCGCATCGCCCTCGCGCGACAGCAGTCCGGTCTCGCCGTCCGCGACCACATCCGGCACGCCGAAGGCATCGCCGCCGACGACCGCCAGCCCGCTTGCCTGGGCCTCCAGAAAGGCGAAGCCGAAGGCCTCGCGGATCGCCGGCCAGACCAGCACGTCGTGGCGGGCGTAGAGCGCGGGCATGGCCTCGCCCGGCAGGGCGCCGGCGAAGGTGGTGCGCGCGGGCGGAAAGAGCGGTTCGATCCCGGCGCGGGCCGGGCCGTCGCCGACGATGGTCAGCGTCCAGTCGCGGTCGCCGAGCCTGTCCAGGGCCTCGGCGAGCAGGCGATAGGAGGCGGCCTTGTCGCCGTCGCGCATCATGCCGACGGCCAGCAGGCGGACGGGCTCTCCCTTAGCGCGCGGCACCCGGGCCGCCTCGAAGAACGGTGTCGCGTCGAGAAACGGCGGGCACACGGCCAGCCGCTCCGGCGCGACAGCGGGCGTGAGACACTGCAGATCGGCGCGATGGAGCGCGACGACCATGTCGGCGCGGGCCAGCGCTGCATCGGCGGCGGCGAAGCCATGGGCCCATGGCCCCGTCCGTCGCTTGGGGGCGCGGCTCGCTTCCACGACGACATACGGCAGGTCGAAGGCGTCGGCGAGCGCCGGGCCGATCCAGTCCGGGGCCTTGTGATAGAGGTGATAGGTCAGAAAGAGGTCCGGCACTTGGCCCCGGCGGCGCCAGTCCTGCGCGATGCGCTCGGCGTCGGCGCGCGCCGCGCGTTCCAGATCCTGTTGCTGCGCGAGGCCGCCGTCGCGCCGCCACGCGCGAAAGCGGCTCGCGGTCTCCACCCTGTGCCCGCGCTCTTGCAGGGCGCGCACGATGAGCCGTCCCATGGTCCGGTCGCCGGAGGGCACGGGATCGTCGAGCGGCTTCATGGGGGCGGTGAAGGCGATCTGCATCGCATTAAGCCTACAGCATGCGGCTTACAGCACGTCGCGGAAACGCGCGGCCAGCCTGTCGAGGCCCGGCTCGGCGGAAAAGCGGGCGCGCACGTCCTCGGCCGCCGCCTGTCCCATCCGCAAACGGGCATCGGGATCGCGGATCAGGCGGTCCAGCGCCCGCGCCAGGGCGGCCGGATCGGCCGGTGGCACCAGCACGCCGGTCTCGTCGTGCCGGATCAGTTCGGGAATGGCCGACACCTCGCTCGCGACACAGGCAAGCCCCATCGCCTGCGCCTCCATCAGCACGTTCGGCAGGCCGTCGCGGTCGCCCGATTTGGCGACCTTGGAGGCGAGCACGAAGAGGTCGGACCGCGTGGCTGCGGCGATGACGTCCTCGCGCGGGCGCGCACCGTGCCAGACGACACGCTCCGACAGGCCCGCCCCGGCGGCCAGCGCTTTAAGCTTCTCCGACTGTTCGCCGCCGCCGATGTGCTCGAAGGTCCAGTCGAGATCGCGCGGCAGGCGGGCAAGCGCGGCGAGCAGATCGTCGTAGCCCTTTTTCTCCACCGCGCGCCCGACCGACAGCAGGCGGACGGGACCGCCGGCGCCGCCGTCGCCGCGCATCGCGCCGCGGTCCGGGCGGGGGAAGGGCGAGAAGTCGAGCCCGTGGTAGACCAGCTCGATCTTGTCCGGATCGTCGGTCAATCCCTTCAGATGCGCCACATTGAGCCGCGTACAGCTCACGCCCCAGGCCGCGTCGCCGAGTTTCACCCGCAGATCCCACTCCGGGCTCGTCCAGATGTCCTTGGCATGGGCGGAAAACGACCATTCGCGCCCCGAAAGATGCGCCGCGTAGCGCGCGACCGAGCAGGGGGTGTGCAGGTAATGGGTGTGGATCCAGCTGACGTCTTCGGGCAGTTCATGGGCGAAAACGCAGGCCTGGCCCCAGCGCCGCTGCCGGTTGGCGTTGGGCTCGCGCGCGAAATCGGCCTCGAAGAGGGCGCGCGCGGCCTTGTAGGTCGGCTGCCGTTCGGCCCAGCGGCGCGCCGCGCGCACGCGCGCCGGATCGTCCTTCAGGTATTCCGGCAGATAGAGCACGTCGGCCGTGATCTTGCGGTGCACCTCGTGGATGAAGGGATCGTAGGGCTTGCGCAGCGCCACGATGAGCTGCGCGATCCCGCGCTTCTGCATGCCCAGAATTTCCTGCGCGATGAAGGTTTCGGACAGGCGCGGATAGCCTTTGACGACGACGGCGAGGCGGGACATGGAACAACAAGCCTGTGAGGAGCAAGGGAGCGGGCGCGGGACCGGCGGATCAGTCGCCGCCGGCGGCCGCGCGCGGTGCGACCGACGCGCTGTCGCCCGTGAGAATGCTTTCCACCCGGTCGCCGATCACCTCGAGGCCGCCGAGCAGATTGTCGATGCCGGCCGCCGAGGGCGGCGGGGTCTGCGGCAGTTCGGCGAGCGCCTCGATCATCTTGTCGACGTCCGGATAGTCGTCGATCGGAAGGACCTTCAGGAGCCCGATGACCTCGGCGCGGGTCGCGCGGATCGACTGCTCGCGGCGCGGGACGACGCGGGGCACCAGCAGGGTCGGCTTGTCGAAGGACAGGATCTCGCAGAAGGTGTTGTAGCCGCCCATGCCGACGATCGCCTTGGCCGCCGCCATGTAGGGTTCGATGGTCGGCAGGAAGCGCAGGATATGCACGTCGCGCAGCTGCTCCGCGCGGGCCATGAAATCCGCCGTCGCCGAGGCCGGCATGAAGGGGCCGAGCACGATGAGCGCCGGGAAGAGCGGGCGCGTGCGCGCCTCATAGGCCCGCATCACCCAGTCGACCATCTCCACGCCGTCGCCGCCGCCGCCGGGCGTCACCAGGATGAAGGGCTCGTCGTCGAAGGGCAGCGGCTCGGTGATGCGCGCGTCCGCCGGAACGTTGCGGCGCAGATAACCGGTGTTGAGCGCCTTGGCGTGCACGGTGGCAGGCAGGTTCATGCCGGCGAGCGGGTCGTGCAGGTCGGGCGGGCCGTAGATCCAGATCTCGTCGTAAAGCTCCTCGAGCGCCGGATCGACATTCTTGCGTGTCCATTCCTCGCGCAGGAAGGCGGGATCGTCCATCACGTCGCGCAGGCCCAGCACGAGACGCGCCTTGCCGCGCGCCTTGAGCATTTCCAGCGTGCCGAGGATCTCGCCGCGCAGTCCCAGCGGTTCCTTGTCGACGATCAGGATGTCGGGATCGAAGACCTGCGCCGTGTGCTCGATGATCGAGGAGCGGATCGCGAGAATGTGCTCGATGTTGAGCGACAGCGACAGCGGCGTGTACTCGCCGTTGCGCAGCTTGATGACGCCGGGGATGCGCACGAAGTCGACCCGCGACCGGAACTCGAAGCTGCCGATGATCGGCGAGCCGGACAGGATCAGGACGGAGAGGTCGGGAAACCGGCGCGCCAGCGCATGCGCGATCGCCCGGCACCGCCGCAGGTGCCCGAGGCCGAAGGAATCATGACTGTAGATGAGAACTTTCGGGGATGTGTTCGTCATGGAGCCCCATGTGGTGCCTGCAACCGTCCGACGCCCATCGCTACTCCCCGGACCCTATTGCTCTAGCCCCGTGATCTCCGCGATGCAAGGCTGGAGCGGCCCACAGGGGCGTGCCGGGGCGAACTGGCACTTTGAAATCCCCGCGTTATGATGGCCGCACACACGACGCGCGCACGACCGAGTCGGCACAGAGCCCCATGGAAAAAAGCCTTTTCAAGTTCATCTGGCGCTACAGCGCGCGTCAGCAGCTGGCGATCCTGCTGATCACGATCTGCGCCTATCCGGTCACCTATGCGCTGCTCGAACTGCCCAAGCTGATCGTCAACGACGCGATCCAGGGCGAGCTGTTCCCGCGCGAGATCTTCGGCGTCGAATTCGATCAGGTCTCCTATCTGGTTCTGCTGTGCTTCACGTTCCTGGGGCTCGTCGTCCTGTCGAACGGCATCAAGCTGGTGCTCAACATTTACAAGGGCCGGCTCGGCGAGCGCATGCTGCGGCGGCTGCGATTCGAGCTGTTCCAGCGCGTGCTGCGCTTCCGGCTGCCGCACTTCAAGAAGGTGAGCTCCGGCGAGATCATCCCGATGATCACCTCCGAGGTGGAGGATGTGGGCGGCTTCATCGGCGAGGCGGTGGCGCTGCCGGCCTATCAGGGCGGCATGCTGGTGGTGCAGATCGGCTTCATCTTCATGCAGGATCCGCTGCTCGGGCTCGCGGCGATCTCCTCCTATCCGATGCAGGCCTACATCATCCCCAAGCTGCAGCGGAAGGTGGTGATGCTGTCGCGCCAGCGCGTGCGCAACGTGCGGGTGATCGCCGACAAGATCGGCGAGAGCATTACCGGCGTGGCGGAAATCCACGCCAATGACGCCTCGGCCTGGCATTCGGCGGACCTGTCGGATCGGCTGTACGCCAATTACAAGATCCGCTTCAAGATCTTCAACTGGAAGTATTTTATCAAGTTTCTCAATAACTTCATGAATCAGTTGACGCCGTTCCTGTTCTATCTGATCGGCGGTTGGCTGGTGATCGAGGGCGAGTTGTCGATCGGTGCGCTGCTGGCGGTGATCGCGGCCTACAAGGATCTGGCCGGCCCCTGGAAGGAGCTGCTGGCCTACTACCAGATGACGGCCGACGTCGAGGTGAAGTATCAGACGGTCGTCGAGAACTTCGATCCCGCCGACATCTATCCCGTCGGCCGTCTGACCGAGGACGACGAGGTCCCGCTGTCGGGCGACCTGGAAATCCAGAACGCCTCCGTCACCGGCGGCGCGGCGGGCCAGGAAGCGTTCAACATCGATCTCACGGTGCCGGCGGACGCCCATGTCGCCGTGGTCGGTCCCGACGGATCGGGGCGCTCGGAGGTGTTGCAGTTGGCCGCCGGTCTGCTCGGCCCGACGAGCGGGCGGGTGTGCGTTGGCGGGCGCAATCTCGAGCCGCTGAGCGAATCCGTGCTCGGCCGGCAGATCGCCTATGTCGGCCCGGCGGTGCACGTGTGGACCGGGACGGTGCGCGACAACATCTTCTATGGGCTGCGCCATCGCCCGATGCGCCCGCCGGAACGCGACGGCGAGGCCAAGGCGGACTACGCGCGCCGTCTCGCCGAGGCGCGCGCCACGAGCAACCCGCAATACGACATAGAGGCGTCCTGGGAGGATCTGGAGGCGGTCGGCTGCGCCGACGAGGAGGAACTCGTCGCGCGTGGCCTGCGGCTGGTGGAGGCGACGGGGCTGTCGGCCGACCTGTTCCGCATGGGCCTTCAGGCGGCCATCGATCCGGCGCGGCTGCCGGGCATCGCCGACCGGATTCTCGCCGCCCGCCGGGCGCTTGCCGAGCGGGTGTCGAACGACGAGAAGATCTCGGCCATGGTCGAGCTTTGGGACATCGAGCGCTTCAACAACAGCGCGAGCGTGGCGGAAAACCTGTTGTTCGCCGCCCCCGCCGATGCCTCGGTCGAGGTCGAGGCGCTGGCCGGCGACGCCGACGTTCTGGACGTTCTGAAGGACGCGAAACTCTACGACAGGCTCGTGGAGATCGGCCGCCAGATCGCCGAAACCATGGTCGAGCTGTTCGCCAACGTCAGCGACGATTCCGGCCTGCTCGGCGACTATTCCTTCATCACCCGGGACGAACTGCCGGAGTTCGAGCGCATCACCCGGATCGCCCGGGCGGACGGGCGCAAGTCGAAGCTCAAGACGGCGGACGAGCGGCGCCTCATCGGCCTTGCCTTCAAGCTCGTGCCCGCCCGCCATCGTCTCGGCGTGCTCGACGACGAGATGCGCGGCGAGATCGTCGCCGCGCGCGCCGCCTTCCACGA
It encodes the following:
- a CDS encoding glycosyltransferase family 4 protein encodes the protein MQIAFTAPMKPLDDPVPSGDRTMGRLIVRALQERGHRVETASRFRAWRRDGGLAQQQDLERAARADAERIAQDWRRRGQVPDLFLTYHLYHKAPDWIGPALADAFDLPYVVVEASRAPKRRTGPWAHGFAAADAALARADMVVALHRADLQCLTPAVAPERLAVCPPFLDATPFFEAARVPRAKGEPVRLLAVGMMRDGDKAASYRLLAEALDRLGDRDWTLTIVGDGPARAGIEPLFPPARTTFAGALPGEAMPALYARHDVLVWPAIREAFGFAFLEAQASGLAVVGGDAFGVPDVVADGETGLLSREGDAAGFTANLRRLITDAALLDRLSSAARPYIARRHALNAGAERLDTLLDAALRNHGGQATDPPS
- a CDS encoding ABC transporter permease, with the translated sequence MSVREDDRVSGTDHYVNPEPFNPTVAEELTPEQERFYQASQWTIMWWKFRRHKLAVWSGAILILFYLLVPFAEIVAPYTANDRSNDHLYAPPQTLHLFHDGEFVGPFVYGLEASVDLETVRWVFTENRDDVQPLRFFCSGSPYMFWGLFEARFRLVCAAEGGTLFLLGTDRLGRDLFSGLVYGARLSLTVGLVGVTISIVLGLFFGGLAGFFGGYIDSAVQRMIEILRSLPELPLWMALSAALPVTWSPGWIYLGITVILGLLDWPGLARAVRSKLLALREEEYARAATLMGARPGRVIRKHLLPGFTSHIIASASLSIPAMILGETALSYLNLGLRRPAVSWGVLLNEAQDISVVVVYPWLMAPVVPIVIVVLAFNFLGDGLRDAADPYK
- a CDS encoding glycosyltransferase, whose product is MTNTSPKVLIYSHDSFGLGHLRRCRAIAHALARRFPDLSVLILSGSPIIGSFEFRSRVDFVRIPGVIKLRNGEYTPLSLSLNIEHILAIRSSIIEHTAQVFDPDILIVDKEPLGLRGEILGTLEMLKARGKARLVLGLRDVMDDPAFLREEWTRKNVDPALEELYDEIWIYGPPDLHDPLAGMNLPATVHAKALNTGYLRRNVPADARITEPLPFDDEPFILVTPGGGGDGVEMVDWVMRAYEARTRPLFPALIVLGPFMPASATADFMARAEQLRDVHILRFLPTIEPYMAAAKAIVGMGGYNTFCEILSFDKPTLLVPRVVPRREQSIRATRAEVIGLLKVLPIDDYPDVDKMIEALAELPQTPPPSAAGIDNLLGGLEVIGDRVESILTGDSASVAPRAAAGGD
- a CDS encoding ABC transporter permease: MAFYILRRVLTMIPTLLVISLLTFVIIELPAGDYISNQIAALKTAGESASIAKLEFMRAEFALDRPFWERYLIWVGLWPGPHGFDGLLQGNWGWSFEYDRSVAEVVGPTLPLTIVLNFATILFVYVVSFPIGIYSATRQYSWGDYGFTFVGYIGLATPNFLLGLILLYLGNRWFGLSVGGLMAPEYVGEPWSVDKALSILAHLIVPTIVIGTAGTAAMIRRLRANLLDELHKQYVTTARAKGMSEARLLLKYPLRMALNPFIADIGNLIPSLVSGSVIVSVVLNLPTVGPVLLNALQSQDQFLSGFILLFVAILTLIGMLVSDLLLAVLDPRIRLGGKAAS
- a CDS encoding class I SAM-dependent methyltransferase: MAKNASTANGWDEEYRRGRWSFLRDLSESGRYGIIGMWLSLNGALDKVLDIGCGEGLLYERLQPMGIGHYVGVDLAPAALGIADVDPEIAALRAGDLHTFTPDKGETFSAIVFNEVLHFSDDPAAAVTRYLPFLAPGGVIAVSMYSPKRLESGANRLIARLWEATDGPDWEVLDDYRLTSDKKSVTWRLRLIRPAGAVTQDA
- a CDS encoding ATP-binding cassette domain-containing protein — protein: MEKSLFKFIWRYSARQQLAILLITICAYPVTYALLELPKLIVNDAIQGELFPREIFGVEFDQVSYLVLLCFTFLGLVVLSNGIKLVLNIYKGRLGERMLRRLRFELFQRVLRFRLPHFKKVSSGEIIPMITSEVEDVGGFIGEAVALPAYQGGMLVVQIGFIFMQDPLLGLAAISSYPMQAYIIPKLQRKVVMLSRQRVRNVRVIADKIGESITGVAEIHANDASAWHSADLSDRLYANYKIRFKIFNWKYFIKFLNNFMNQLTPFLFYLIGGWLVIEGELSIGALLAVIAAYKDLAGPWKELLAYYQMTADVEVKYQTVVENFDPADIYPVGRLTEDDEVPLSGDLEIQNASVTGGAAGQEAFNIDLTVPADAHVAVVGPDGSGRSEVLQLAAGLLGPTSGRVCVGGRNLEPLSESVLGRQIAYVGPAVHVWTGTVRDNIFYGLRHRPMRPPERDGEAKADYARRLAEARATSNPQYDIEASWEDLEAVGCADEEELVARGLRLVEATGLSADLFRMGLQAAIDPARLPGIADRILAARRALAERVSNDEKISAMVELWDIERFNNSASVAENLLFAAPADASVEVEALAGDADVLDVLKDAKLYDRLVEIGRQIAETMVELFANVSDDSGLLGDYSFITRDELPEFERITRIARADGRKSKLKTADERRLIGLAFKLVPARHRLGVLDDEMRGEIVAARAAFHERLAQADERFVVFDRDAYLAPLTIEDNLLFGRPRVDRRDAREKIDKVIRSLIEELDLRQPVIRAGLDFHVGVAGSRLSAGQRRRVALVRALVKNAPITVLDETAAGNSADEKALRKAIREELAGRMLLFGASNLIVAEEFDHSIVMDQGRIVSDRHDTEGRGAK
- a CDS encoding glycosyltransferase family 4 protein; this encodes MSRLAVVVKGYPRLSETFIAQEILGMQKRGIAQLIVALRKPYDPFIHEVHRKITADVLYLPEYLKDDPARVRAARRWAERQPTYKAARALFEADFAREPNANRQRRWGQACVFAHELPEDVSWIHTHYLHTPCSVARYAAHLSGREWSFSAHAKDIWTSPEWDLRVKLGDAAWGVSCTRLNVAHLKGLTDDPDKIELVYHGLDFSPFPRPDRGAMRGDGGAGGPVRLLSVGRAVEKKGYDDLLAALARLPRDLDWTFEHIGGGEQSEKLKALAAGAGLSERVVWHGARPREDVIAAATRSDLFVLASKVAKSGDRDGLPNVLMEAQAMGLACVASEVSAIPELIRHDETGVLVPPADPAALARALDRLIRDPDARLRMGQAAAEDVRARFSAEPGLDRLAARFRDVL
- a CDS encoding glycosyltransferase; its protein translation is MTFSAFIHVQHLLGTGHLMRAAAIGRALARRGVAVTLATGNTPPPLADLDGLDVVTLPPVRARDARFKSFVTPEGTEIDATWKAHRRDATLAAFAARDVDLLLTETWPFGRRPFAFEMEPLVAAARARVRRPLIASSVRDILVRKQELWKEEEMAARAEAAFDRVLVHSDPAFIRLADSFPFTDRIADRLRYTGFVETGGARPPAPAGDGEDEVVVSCGGGAVGAHLLEAVFDARALSRRAGDCRWRLLAGHDIDAETFARLQARAGEGLIAERARPDFPALLARARLSVSQAGYNTVLDVLRAGVPAVFVPFAQIKETEQQQRAEALARHGRAVVTAEATLTPEALAASVDDALALPRRHVSVEVGGADRAADILLADLEARAR
- a CDS encoding polysaccharide deacetylase family protein, giving the protein MSGFHEFRAFRDTLVRHLDWFAARDLSVPVWWRDDDAIEPTPALDRLIAIANRHGIEVALAAIPAGATAELAARIAGEGFVSILQHGVEHRNHQDKGRGEKAAEFGARRDPDAAIAGIARSRARLAELFGDRFVPVFVPPWNRIAPRIAARLPEAGLVATSAFTQFHPRALPFVQTHVDMIKWKKGAGFIGWHAAELRIDYHLARRRTNADDPLGLLSHHLAQDDASFDFLDRTFEILKSHPGARFTRIADLVRGSGQT